CTAGCCACGCGATCTGGTCTTGTAGTTCGCGTTGGGATCCGGATTGTGTGAGGTCGCCCgcgtggatgaggatgtctCCGTCAGGGAGGTCCGGCTGTGTGTTATGGGTATCGGAGATGCACACCACATGTACAGGTAAGTCAGGTGTTGAAAGAATGTCACTTGTCGCGCGATGGTTGTAAAAGTATCCGGCGAGGACCTTCGCTGGTTCTCGGAGAAGGCGACTCCAGAAGCCCTCCTGCTCTGGTCGACAGAGGAGGGTGTCGAGGCCTGACATTTGGCCAAAGGTTGTCGGTATTGAATGGGGAGAATTGAAGGGaatggagaagatgaagatgacgtGGCCTTGTGTTGACCGTGGGTGTTCCTGGGAGAGCCGCACCTTAATCTGCTGAGTCAGTTAGGGTTATGTACATTAACCTAATTATATCTGGACAGTCATATTTGAATATAACAAGTCAGGAgaaattatctaataatcTAAGAATCAGGATAAGAAAGGTGTTATCATATGCTCTTTCGTAACTGGCCATGTTAGAATCTGCAGGGATAGGACAAACAAGACATTTTTCAGGCCAGTAAGGCACTCCGTACATGGTCGAGTTCTTCCGGCCGCACGATGACAGTATACCATAGATAGAGGGGCCAAGTATAAAAACGTAACAGGGATACTAGACTAGACCAAACCCTGCAGTTAACTTACCTCTACGTTCCCCGCATGGAATCAGCCTAAGTACCATATCAGTTTAACCGCCTGTCAAGACTTCCTCCCGACATCCCCGACCCTCCGCTCTACAAAACCCCACAGCACCCAGGGAAACATCGATGAGTAGATGAAAAGCGCAAAACATGCCACCCCTCCCCGGATTCTCAGACAACCCGCTCGCCAGCCGCACAGACCTGAtccgcgcagcagcagcaataatCAAGCCCCTCCACGCCCACTTCTCACCAGACCGCGCACTCATCCGCCTCCCCATCTCAACAGGAACCCACTTCGACGAGCGCGCAGCCCAATTAGAAGGGTTCGCCCGTCCACTATGGGTTGTATCTACCTTACTCCAGGCTGCACGAGCACCTCCTACCCCAGGAAATGCGAGCGAGAACCGTCTTGGCACTTCGGATAAAGAAGCCCTCCACACCTTATGCCAGCCCTGGATCCAAGGCATAGCAACCGGAACAGACCCCTCACACGCTGAATACTGGGGCGCAATAGCCAACGGCGACCAACGCATGGTCGAAGCCGAAGTCATCGCCTGCGCGCTCCTCTTCGCACCAGACGATTTCTTCCACAGCCAGAGCGCGCGCGTACGCGAGAATATCACCGCCTGGCTGCGCGGGATGAATGGGAAGGATATGCCGCTGAACAACTGGCGGTGGTTTCGTGTATTCTCGAATCTGGCATTAGTTCTTGTATGTGGGATCTCCCATTCCCAGGTGCaggcggagatggagggggaTTTTGCGGTTCTGGATTCGTTTTATCTGGGGCAGGGATGGTCCGGGGATGGGCCGTGGTTGACGGGTGAGCAGGaaatcgaggaggaagagaggtgTGTGAGGACGAGGCGGcgggattggattggatgtGGGAGACAGGTTGATTATTATTCGGGGAGTTTTGCGATTCAGTTTAGTCAACTGCTGTACGCGAAGTTTGCGGTGGGTTTGGATCcggagagggcgaggaggtaTTGGCAGCAGGCGCGCGAGTTTGGGGGGCAGTTCTGGAGGTATTTCGATGAGACAGGTTGGTTGAATTGGTTTACTTTGTCTGACTGGTACTGATATGTCCAGGCGCTGCTATTCCGTTCGGTCGATCGCTCACGTATCGCTTTGCGTGTGGTGCGTATTTTGCTGCGCTAGCTGTTGCTGACGTGCCTGATATGCCTGCGCCGCTGGATTCAAACGGAGCAGTCAAGGGTTTCCTACTGCGTCATCTTCGGTGGTGGACAGAGCACTCACAAGATATCTTCTATCCCGATGGGACGATGAACATTGGGTATCTGTATCCGTACGTGCCAGACCACTGCAGCATCCAGATAGCTAACGGCGATCAGAAACATGTACATGTCCGAAGACTACAACTCGCCGCAGTCAGTCTACTGGGCGCTGAAATCCATGATTCCCCTTCTCTTGGGAGAGCAGCACGCGTTCTGGACCACGCCAGAGTGTGCATACCCAGCCACCACTTCCGCAGCCCTAATCGCCCAACCCACCCAGATCATCAGCAACCATCCAGAAGGGTCTCACCACTTCCTGCTCTCAGCGGGTCAATTCGTTGCGTGGCCTATGAAAGCCAGCCAGGCAAAATACTGCAAATTCGCATACTCGTCGTCCTTCGGCTTCAGCGTCCCAACCGGTTCCCTGATCCAGCAGATCGCACCGGACAGTACACTCGCGCTGAGTCGAGACGGAGCGGCAACGTGGACGGTAAAGTGGAAGTGCTCGTTGCCCAAGTTTGGAACTGCTTCTGTAGCCGGTGAAACTGTTCCAGTCGCTCATGTTGAGTGGCGCCCTTGGACAGATGGGGGCGTTGTTGTAACGACGACGCTGATTCCCCCGACGGCGCGCTGGCCGGATTGGCATACCAGGGTTCACCGAATTAGACTAAATCCAGGGCAGTCGAGTTTGGGATCTCTTCACTTTGTTGAAGGCGGTTTTGCCATTTCCAGGCTTCCGCGCGACGATAGCAAGAATAGAGTCCTGCCGGTATTCTCAAATGAGGATGTTCTTTTGCGAGATCTCAATATTGGCACTGGTGAGGGGATATATGCATCTGATGCCAAAACTCTCGTGCTCTCGCATGCTGGGGCTAGCGGTATAGTGGGAACGGCTTGTCGTGACGGCGATGTTTTAATCGACCATGAGGCGATGAAGCCTGATTCGAATACTAATATCATGGTGCAGCGCACGTTGATCCCTGTTACGAGGGGCGAAGCGTTTGATGTCTCGGCGAGCGAGGAGATTGTGCTGGTCACGAACGTGTTTGCCGTTTCGGCTTTAGGATGGGGGAGAGGAAAGCGGACTCTGCGCGAGAGATGGTTGGATATGCCGAGGATATgttggaaagaagagaagttgACGGAGACTGAGGATGTGATTATTCTAGACCTATCTAACCATGCTTAGGCTTTCACAGATACGTCATCCATAGTACATTGGGCTTCCTGATTGTCCAGTAATGAGCGAAGATGGCTTCAGGTTAGAATCAGGACCCTAGGGGTGTGGATCAGGAATATTATACACAGATAGTATACCTCAGTAGCTTCAAACTTCCATGCCTCATCCACTTTGAGAGACCGTCCACCTAGTTTCAGGGAAAGACTTTTGGCTGTCGCCGAACTTGAAATGTCCATTTTGAAGCGCTAAGTTGTGTAGAAGAGAACAACAttatgaagaagagggaaaagtTGCAACGcagttattattatcattaaTATAGCCCGTTTTGAGGCAAACGCACAGCAGACGATATTGAAAGAGAACGGATGGAAGGCGATAAGTACAGTAACAAGTTCACGCCGGCCTCATTGCATGACTTCCCAAAAACTACCAGTAAAGAGGGCATTCTCTGGCGATATGTAGGCTACATATCCC
This sequence is a window from Aspergillus puulaauensis MK2 DNA, chromosome 6, nearly complete sequence. Protein-coding genes within it:
- a CDS encoding glycoside hydrolase family 154 protein (CAZy:GH154;~COG:S;~EggNog:ENOG410PJN5;~InterPro:IPR016624;~PFAM:PF10022), which codes for MPPLPGFSDNPLASRTDLIRAAAAIIKPLHAHFSPDRALIRLPISTGTHFDERAAQLEGFARPLWVVSTLLQAARAPPTPGNASENRLGTSDKEALHTLCQPWIQGIATGTDPSHAEYWGAIANGDQRMVEAEVIACALLFAPDDFFHSQSARVRENITAWLRGMNGKDMPLNNWRWFRVFSNLALVLVCGISHSQVQAEMEGDFAVLDSFYLGQGWSGDGPWLTGEQEIEEEERCVRTRRRDWIGCGRQVDYYSGSFAIQFSQLLYAKFAVGLDPERARRYWQQAREFGGQFWRYFDETGAAIPFGRSLTYRFACGAYFAALAVADVPDMPAPLDSNGAVKGFLLRHLRWWTEHSQDIFYPDGTMNIGYLYPNMYMSEDYNSPQSVYWALKSMIPLLLGEQHAFWTTPECAYPATTSAALIAQPTQIISNHPEGSHHFLLSAGQFVAWPMKASQAKYCKFAYSSSFGFSVPTGSLIQQIAPDSTLALSRDGAATWTVKWKCSLPKFGTASVAGETVPVAHVEWRPWTDGGVVVTTTLIPPTARWPDWHTRVHRIRLNPGQSSLGSLHFVEGGFAISRLPRDDSKNRVLPVFSNEDVLLRDLNIGTGEGIYASDAKTLVLSHAGASGIVGTACRDGDVLIDHEAMKPDSNTNIMVQRTLIPVTRGEAFDVSASEEIVLVTNVFAVSALGWGRGKRTLRERWLDMPRICWKEEKLTETEDVIILDLSNHA